The sequence TGTTCGATGACGGCGACCTGCTGGTGATCGACAAGCCCAGCGGTCTGCCGGTGCTGCCGGCCGGTGGCTTCCTGGAGCACACCGTGCTGCGGCTGCTGGAGCGGCAGGTGGCGGAGGGCCAGCTTGACGCTGCCGCCGGCTTGCCGCGCCCGGTTCACCGGCTGGGTCGCTTCACCTCAGGCCTGCTGGTGTGTGCCCGCCGTGAGGCCACCCGTGCCTGGCTCAGTGCCCTGCTGCGGGAGAGCACCGCGGCTCCCCCGGCCGCCGGGGCTGCCCTGGGGAGATGCCGCAAGCTCTACCGCGCCCTCACGGCTCCCCTGCCCGCGTCGCTGGCCGTGGGCTCCTGCCGGCGGATCACCACCCCGATCGGCCGGTGCCCGCACCCCCTGCTGGGCCGGATCTGGGCTGCTGGCGGCGACGGAGCCCTGGCGGCTGAGAGCGACTTCACCCTGTTGGAGCGCCGCGCTGAGGGCTGTCTTGTGGCTGTGGTGATCGCCAGCGGCCGGCCCCATCAGATCCGCATCCATGCCGCCGCCCTCGGCGCCCCCCTGCTGGGCGATCCCCTCTACCTGCCGGGTGGCGGGGTCCGGCCCACGGTGCTGCCGGGGCAGGGCGGCTACCGGCTCCACGCCCACCGGCTGTGGCTGCCCCTGCCGGGCGGGCAGGTGCTGGCGCTGGAGGCGCCGCTGCCCCCGCCCCTGCTCGGTTCCGCCGATGGGGCCAGCGCCTCTGACCCCGACCCCATGCCAGGGTGAGCCCCCGGCTGTTCCCGCCGCCAGGCCATGCCCCAGCCCCCCTCTGCCAGCCTCCAACGGGACGCCTCCATCCAGCTGGAATCCGAGCCCACCGCCGCGCTGCTGGCCTGGGCCGAGGCGGTGGAGGCCGGTGAGGGCACCCTGTTCGAGAAGGCGCGGCTGCTGGCCACGCGGCTCGGGGCCCACGTGCGCCCCGACGGGCTGGTGGAGATCGGCTTCTGGACGCCGGAACTCTCCGGCGATGTGATCCAGCCGAAGAACATCCAGCTGGAAGTGTTCACCCCCCGCCAGACGATCGATCCCTCCCTGGCCGAGCAGACGGTGCGCTTCCACCGTGACTACCTGCAGCTCGAGAAGTGGGGTGACTACCACTGGGGCGTGATCAGTGGCCTGCGGGTCGGCGATGCCACCACGATCGGTTCGCTCTACTGGCTGCGCTACCTCAGCCCTGACACCAATGCCGTGACCGCCCTGGGGGATTGCCTCGGCAACTCCTTCCCCTACGGCGTCTACGCCCCCGCCGAGATCTATGACCTGGAGGGTCTGCAGGCCCGCCGGGCCGATCGCGCCTACTACGACGCCCTCATCGCCGATGAGCCCGTCACCATTCCGGCCCCCTGCAACATCCTGCAGCTGCATGTGCGCACGGCCTCACCCAATGGCTACCTCTCCGGGCTCACGCAGCTCTACCGCAAGCTGGCCGCGAAACTGCGCTGCGGCGAGGCGCTGACCCCCGCCGAAACCAACCTGATCGGCTACGAGGCGGTGCAGCTGTTGCCCACCGAACCCACGGTGGAGGTGCGCTCCGGCCAAGGCGGTGACGACGACCACTTCAGCCTGCGGCCAGACGATGAGGACGTGCTCGATCCCGAAATCGAGGGGATCGTGGCTGAGGCGGGGGATGTGCGGGTGCGGCTGCGGCGCCCCAACCTGGAGAACTGGGGCTACGACATCGTGATCTTCGGCAGCGCCGCCACCAATCCGGCCCTGCTCGAAACCCTGCGGCCCGATGAGCTGGTGGCCTTCATCAGCGAACTGCACACCTTCCCCACCGGCCCGATCCGAGTGGTGTACGACCTGGTCTATGGCCACGCCGACAACCAGGCCATCGACCTGCTGAACGGCCGCTTTCTCAAGGGGCCGAACATGTATGGCCAGGATGTGAACCACCAGAACCCTGAGGTGCGGGCGATCCTGCTGGAGATGCAGCGCCGCAAGGTCAACACCGGCGCCGACGGTATCCGCATCGACGGCGGCCAGGATTTCAAGTACTTCGACCCGATCACCGGCCGGGTCGCCTACGACGATCCCTACCTGCTGAGCATGGGCGATCTGGTGCAGGAGATCGGCCCGGCGCGCTGGCGGCCCTTTGTGATCTATGAAGACGGCCGGCCCTGGCCGGCTGAGGGCTGGGAAGAGGTGTCCAGCTACCGCGACCTGGTGGAGCAGCGTCCCGACGCCTTTCAGTGGGGCCCCATGATCTTTGCCCACAACACCCCGGCCCTGCATGGCTTCTGGGCCCGCAAGTGGCGGCGGGTCTGCGAAAAGATGCAGCTGGGGTCCCGCTGGGTCACCGGCTGCGGCAACCACGACACCCTGCGGCGCGGCACCCAGGTGGATCCCGGCGAGCCGATCAATCCCCACCTGGGCAGCACGCTGCCGGAGGTGCTGGCCAACGCCTACGACAACGGCGCGATCGGGGCCCTCACCTATGGCTTCGGTCCGGGCCTGCCCATGGATTTCATCCACTGCCTGATGCGGGCGCCCTGGGGCTTCTTTCGCAACACCGACGACCGCTTCGGCGTCAAGGTGGTGGCGGAGGAGGCTCCGGGTTTCCTCGACTGGCAGCTCAGCGACGCGCTGTACGCCGCCGACGGGCTGTTCCAGGCGATCAAGCAGCTGGGCTTCGCTGAGCTGGCGCAGCTGCGCCAGTTTCTGGCCCTGCTGACCGGCTCCATCGCTGCCAACGACTACGACCTCGAGCAGATCGCCCTGGCCTGCCAGGTCGGGGTGCCCACCGGCGACGACGGCACCACGGCGGTGGTGGACGTGGCCTGGCTGAAGGCCTTTGCCCGCCATTTCATGGAAGACATGCATGCCGCCTGCAACATCTGGCTCCATGCCGATCGGGTGGATCCGGTTCAGGCCGGCTTCAACCTGGCCCTGCGCGAGTTCCGCCGTTCCCGGCCCTGGCTGGCCGAGAACCTGAGCAACGACGAGCGGCTGGATCTGCTCACCACGCCCTCCACGACGATCTTCTACGGGATGCGCCGGGCTCCTGAACCTGAAGCCTCCACCGTGGCCCTGGTGGCCCACATGGGCGGTGCGGCGATGGCGCTCGGCCTGCCCGAGCTCTTTCCGGAGCAGGCCGGGCCCTGGCGGTTGCTGCTGGCCTCTCCCGGGCTGGAGCCCAGTGCTGCGCAGCTGGCCGGCCGCGAGCCGATCCTGTTCCAGGACAGTCAGGCGCTGCTGCTGGAGCCCGGCTGAGCCCAGGCTTCAGCCTTGCCTCTCGAAGGCGATCAGCCGCGAAAAATAGAAGGGGGCCTGGTTGAGGTTGCGGCGCACGGGGGTGAAGCCGGCTTCAGCGGCGGCCTTCACAATGCCCTCCTCCCGCAGGGTGTAAGCCCTGGTGGTCTTGCTGGGCCCGGGGAACAGCTGGCCGATGCCCTTGAGCAGCGCCAGCAGGGGGGTGTAGGGGGCGAAGCTCACGATCAGCTGTTTCTCGGCCATGGCGGCCAGATGACGCACCATGTCCTCGGCGGCGGCCTGGGGGTAGTGGATGAACACATCCAGGCAGATCACGGTGTCGTAGCGCCCCGTGAGGCTCTCCAGGTCGGAGGCGTGGAACTGCAGCTGGCTGGTGCTGAGGCCGGCAGCGGCGGCCCGGCGGGCGGCTTCCGCCACCATGGCCTCGGAAAGATCACTGGCGGCGATGCTGCCGGCGCCGAGTCCGGCCAGGGGCAGGCTGAGGCTGCCCACGCCGCAGCCGGCGTCGCAGAAGCTGCGGCCGGAGAGATCACCCTGCTCCTGCAACCAGGCCAGCACGTTGTCCACTGTTTTCTGGTGCCCCAGGCGGATGTTCCGCTGCACCTTGTTGACGTCCTCGCTGTCGCTGTAGATCCGGTTCCAGCGCTCGAAACCCGTGGTTTCGAAGTAGCCCTTCACCTCGTCCTTCTCAACGGCCGTGGACTCAGCAGGCATCGGGGCAGAAGAAAGTGGCTCGGATCCTAAGGAGCGGCCCAGGGCCCCGCAGGTCCGCGGCTGCTCAGGCGCAGCGCCGCCAGCCCAGGGTTCCCCCCTCCTCCCAGTTCCAGCGCAGGGTCTCCGCCAGGGGTGAGCCCACCAGCATGGTGGCGGTGTCGCGGCCATCTCCGAGCACCCGCCGGGGCGTGATCGTGGCCGCGGCGATCGCCTGCTCAGCCGCGACGCCCCAGTCCACCAGCCGCCGCACCCCGTTCAGCAGCGGCAGGGTCACCCCGGCGAGGGTGCCGTCCTCCAGGCGGCAGCAGCCGTTCTGCACCAGCAGCACCCGCTCGTCCCAGCGGTGGCGGCCCTCGCCGAGGCCGTAGGGGGCCAGGGCATCGCTCACCAGCACCAGCTGCTCGGGAGCCAGGCGCTGCAGCAGCAGCACCATCGACGGCGCCACGTGCACGCCATCGGCGATCAGCCCCAGCGCCACGCCGCCATCGAGCACGGCCGCGGCGATCGGGCCCGGGTTGCGGTGCTGCAGGCCCGCCATGGCATTGAAGCTGTGGGTCAGCATGCCCACGCCGGCTCTGAACGCTTCGGCGGCCTGGTGCTCATCGGCGCTGCTGTGGCCCAGGCTCACCACCACCCCTGCCTCGCGCAGGGCCGCGATCACGGCGCCGGCGCCCTCCAGTTCGGGAGCCAGGGTCATCAGATCGATCTGGTCCTCGAAGCCGTCGATGCGCGCTGCCAGGGCCTCCAGGCTGGGGGCCACCAGGTGCTGCCGGGGGTGGGCGCCCCGGCGAGCCGGGTGGAGGAAGGGCCCCTCCAGGTGGGCGCCGAGCAGCTGGCAGCGGCCGTCGCGATGCTGCTGGCGAGCCCGATCCAGCACGGCCAGGGCCTGGCGCAGGGCGGCGCTGTCGCAGGTCACGAGGGTGGGGCAGATTGCCTCCACCCCATCGCGCCACAGCAGTTCGAGCAGCTCCAGCAGCCGGGGCAGATCGGCGGGCGTGAGTTCCGGAAAGGCGAGGCCGAGGCCGCCGTTGATCTGCAGGTCCACCCCGGCAGGGCTCAGCCAGTCGCCCTGCCAGTCGTCGCCGGCCACGCTGCTGCCGGGGTCGATCGGCTCCAGCACCTCGATCCAGTCGTGGGCGTCGAGGCCGAGCCGCCAGCGCTGCTGCCGGCCGTGGCTGCAGCGGCGGGCCTGGGGCAGGCGGACGTTGCGGATCCAGCGCATCGCAGCGGCACACGGGAGAATGCGACCATCCTGCGCCCGCCCCCTTGAGCGACCGTTCCAGCTCCGAACCCCGCGTGGCCGTGGTGATGGGCAGCGATTCCGATCTGCCCACCATGCAGCCGGCGGTGGTGGTGCTGCAGCGCTTTGGCGTGGCGGTCGAGGTGCGGGTGCTCTCCGCCCACCGCACACCGCTGGAGATGGTGGCCTTCGCGCAGCAGGCGGCTGGGCGGGGGCTCAAGGTGATCATCGCCGGCGCCGGCGGTGCGGCCCACCTGCCCGGCATGGTGGCGGCGCTCACCACCCTGCCGGTGATCGGCGTGCCGGTGCAGAGCCGGGCCCTCTCCGGGGTGGATTCGCTGCACTCGATCGTGCAGATGCCCGCCGGGATTCCGGTGGCCACGGTGGCGATCGGCAACGGCACCAACGCCGGCCTGCTGGCGGTGCAGATCCTGGCCACGGCCGATGGGCGGCTGGCGGAGGCCCTGCTGGCCTACCGCGCTGAGCTGCATGGCCAGGTGCGCGCCAAGGATGGGCGCCTCGGCCAGCTGGGCAGCGAGGCCTACCTGGCCCAGATGGACTGAGGCGTTCTTTCTCCCCCTTGCGATCACCCCGCGATGCTCGAGCGTCTGGTCCTCCCCCCCTGGCTGAAGATCGGCCTGGCCCTGCCCCTGCTCGTGCTCAACCTATGGGTGCTGCGTCAGTTGCTGCTGCCGCTGGCGCCGTTCCCAGCCCTCTTCCTCACCGCCGCTCTCATCGCCTTCCTGCTGGATATCCCCAGCCGCTGGCTGCGCCAGCGGGGCCTGCCTCGCAGTCTGGCGATGGTGCTGGTGCTGGGGCTGGCGATGGGGTTACTGGCCCTGGCCCTGCTCTGGCTGGTGCCGCGCCTGATTGATCAGCTGGCCGAACTCATCGCAGCGCTGCCGGGTTGGCTGGCCCAGGGAGAGGTGTGGCTCGATGCGCTGGAGGCTTGGGCTCAGGAGCAGGGGATCCCCACGGATTTCGGCAACCTCAGCAGTGAACTCCTGACCCGCTTCAGCAAGCTGGCCAGCCAGCTGAGCCAGCGGCTGCTGGGTCTGCTCGGGGCGACCGTCGGTCTCACCGTGAATACGGTGATCGTGCTGGTGCTGGCGGTGTTTCTGTTGCTCGGCGGGGAGTCGATCAGCGCTGGCCTGGCCCAGTGGCTGCCGGCGGGTGTCCGATCCCTGGTGGTGGATACCCTGAGCCGCACGTTCCGGGGCTATTTCGCCGGGCAGGTGGTGCTGGCGATGATCCTGAGCGGCCTTCAGATCGTTGTGTTCACCCTGTTGGCCATTCCCTATGGGGTGCTCTTCGCCGTGGCGATCGGCTTCACTACCCTTGTGCCCTATGCCAGCGCCCTCACGATCGTGCTGGTGAGCGGCCTGGTGGCGCTCAACGACCCCCGCACCGGTCTGGAGGTGCTGGCGGTGACCATTGCCGTGGGCCAGGTGGTGGATCAGGTGATCCAGCCCCGTCTGATGGGCAGCATCGTGGGGCTGCAGCCCGCCTGGTTGCTGATCTGCCTGCCGTTAGGGGCCCGGCTGGGCAGCCTGATGGGCCTGGGGGAGCTGTTGGGTCTGCTCCTGGCCGTGCCGGTGGCGAGTTGCGCGAAGACGTTTCTGGATGTGAGCCTCGCGTCACGCCGGACCATTCCTGCGGAGCCGCTCAGCCCCTGAGGCCCCAGGCGATCTCTGAATCAGCTGGCGGCGGGGATGATGCCGTTGGCATCGAGGAAGCTCAGCACCTGGGCCACGCAGCCCTCCAGCTCGGCACGGCCTGTGTCCACCCGCAGCTCCGGGGATTCGGGGGCTTCGTAGGGGCTGGAGATGCCGGTGAACTCCTTGATCACCCCGGCGCGGGCCTTGGCGTAGAGGCCCTTGGTGTCGCGCTCCTCGCAGACGCTGAGGTCTGCGGCGCAGTGAATTTCGATGAAATCACCGGCGGGCACCAGGGCGCGCACCCGCTCACGGTCGGCCTGGAACGGTGACACGAAGGCGGTGAGCACCACCACGCCGGCATCGAGGAAGAGCTTGGCCACCTCGCCGATCCGGCGGATGTTCTCCACCCGATCGGCGTCCGAGAAGCCGAGGTCGGTGCAGAGGCCATGGCGGATGTTGTCGCCATCGAGCACGTAGCAGGCCAGCCCCTGCTCAAACAGGGCTGAGTTCACCGCGTTGGCGAGGGTGCTCTTGCCGGAGCCGCTCAGCCCCGTGAACCAGAGGATGGCACTGCGGTGGCCGCGCTGGTGGGCCCTGGACTCCCTGGTCACCGTGGAGTGGTGCCACACGATGTTGGTCGACTTGCCCTGGTCAGTGAGGGCGCCGTAGGCGGGGTTGGGAGCGGGAGCAGCGGCCATCAGGAACGGGAGGAGCAGGGGGTGTGGGGGGCATTGTTTCAGCTCTGCGCCCGGCCCTGGGGCGCAAGGTGCCGAGTTCGGGTCTGGGGCACTGACCCTGAAGCCCTGGTCCGAGGCAAAGCGATGGCGCCATCCAGGCCAGCAGCCAAGCTGGGGAGGCTGTCGCCCCCCACCACCATGGCCGCAGACCTGCTGCTGGCACTGCTGCTGCCCACCGCCCTGCTGCTGGTGGCCACCGTTCTGCTGTTGCAGCACGGCAGTCGGCTGCCGCACTGGCTGGAGCGGTTGCGCCGGCACCGCAGCCTGCTGTGGAACAGCGGCATCGGGCTGATCATCGGGCTCTCTGCCCTGCGCTGGCTGCTCGCGCGCTGACCCGATGGCTTCTCCCTGATCAGGTTTGGCATGGATGTCATGCCGCTCGCCGTTGTGATGAGTGGTGGAGCAACGGATCTGGCAGGTTTTGTGCTCACCAGCTTTGAAACCTTCACTGCGGGTGCGCTCGCATCTCGCACGCGCCATGACGTTTGGTTCTGCAGACTTGAAGCGAGCTTCCGGCAGGCCTAATTTCATATCAAAGACTAAACACGTGAGCCATGACTCCTAACCCCATCACCTGGTTTGAGCTCAATGTTGCCGACATGGAGCGCGCCAAGGCCTTCTACACGGCTGTGTTCCAGGTGGGCTTTGAAGACTTCTCCACGCCGGGGATGGCCTACTGGTGCTTCCCGATGCAGGACGACCAGGTGGGAGCAGGCGGAGCGTTGATGCAGATGGAGGGTTGCGAGCCCGGCAAGGGCGGCACCATGGTGTACTTCACCTGTCAGGACTGCGCTGTTGAGGAGGGCCGCGTTGTGCCAGCTGGAGGCACGGTGTTGCGTCCCAAGATGGCGATCGGAGCGTTCGGTTTCATCTCGGTGGTGATCGACACCGAAGGCAATCCGATCGGGCTGCATTCCCTGGCCTGAAGGTCTGCTGCAGGGGCTCAGGTCGCCAGGCTGATC is a genomic window of Cyanobium sp. NS01 containing:
- a CDS encoding pseudouridine synthase, whose product is MKPEGRPGAWLPVALNQGHAYRDRVRPADLVNPSGDPLHQPSLSGFYARRYPHSSRALWRQRLAAGEICRNGQCLQADGPLAPGDRLVWHRPPWQEAAVPGLPSPLFDDGDLLVIDKPSGLPVLPAGGFLEHTVLRLLERQVAEGQLDAAAGLPRPVHRLGRFTSGLLVCARREATRAWLSALLRESTAAPPAAGAALGRCRKLYRALTAPLPASLAVGSCRRITTPIGRCPHPLLGRIWAAGGDGALAAESDFTLLERRAEGCLVAVVIASGRPHQIRIHAAALGAPLLGDPLYLPGGGVRPTVLPGQGGYRLHAHRLWLPLPGGQVLALEAPLPPPLLGSADGASASDPDPMPG
- the gghA gene encoding glucosylglycerol hydrolase, whose amino-acid sequence is MPQPPSASLQRDASIQLESEPTAALLAWAEAVEAGEGTLFEKARLLATRLGAHVRPDGLVEIGFWTPELSGDVIQPKNIQLEVFTPRQTIDPSLAEQTVRFHRDYLQLEKWGDYHWGVISGLRVGDATTIGSLYWLRYLSPDTNAVTALGDCLGNSFPYGVYAPAEIYDLEGLQARRADRAYYDALIADEPVTIPAPCNILQLHVRTASPNGYLSGLTQLYRKLAAKLRCGEALTPAETNLIGYEAVQLLPTEPTVEVRSGQGGDDDHFSLRPDDEDVLDPEIEGIVAEAGDVRVRLRRPNLENWGYDIVIFGSAATNPALLETLRPDELVAFISELHTFPTGPIRVVYDLVYGHADNQAIDLLNGRFLKGPNMYGQDVNHQNPEVRAILLEMQRRKVNTGADGIRIDGGQDFKYFDPITGRVAYDDPYLLSMGDLVQEIGPARWRPFVIYEDGRPWPAEGWEEVSSYRDLVEQRPDAFQWGPMIFAHNTPALHGFWARKWRRVCEKMQLGSRWVTGCGNHDTLRRGTQVDPGEPINPHLGSTLPEVLANAYDNGAIGALTYGFGPGLPMDFIHCLMRAPWGFFRNTDDRFGVKVVAEEAPGFLDWQLSDALYAADGLFQAIKQLGFAELAQLRQFLALLTGSIAANDYDLEQIALACQVGVPTGDDGTTAVVDVAWLKAFARHFMEDMHAACNIWLHADRVDPVQAGFNLALREFRRSRPWLAENLSNDERLDLLTTPSTTIFYGMRRAPEPEASTVALVAHMGGAAMALGLPELFPEQAGPWRLLLASPGLEPSAAQLAGREPILFQDSQALLLEPG
- the bchM gene encoding magnesium protoporphyrin IX methyltransferase codes for the protein MPAESTAVEKDEVKGYFETTGFERWNRIYSDSEDVNKVQRNIRLGHQKTVDNVLAWLQEQGDLSGRSFCDAGCGVGSLSLPLAGLGAGSIAASDLSEAMVAEAARRAAAAGLSTSQLQFHASDLESLTGRYDTVICLDVFIHYPQAAAEDMVRHLAAMAEKQLIVSFAPYTPLLALLKGIGQLFPGPSKTTRAYTLREEGIVKAAAEAGFTPVRRNLNQAPFYFSRLIAFERQG
- a CDS encoding N-acetylglucosamine-6-phosphate deacetylase, which produces MRWIRNVRLPQARRCSHGRQQRWRLGLDAHDWIEVLEPIDPGSSVAGDDWQGDWLSPAGVDLQINGGLGLAFPELTPADLPRLLELLELLWRDGVEAICPTLVTCDSAALRQALAVLDRARQQHRDGRCQLLGAHLEGPFLHPARRGAHPRQHLVAPSLEALAARIDGFEDQIDLMTLAPELEGAGAVIAALREAGVVVSLGHSSADEHQAAEAFRAGVGMLTHSFNAMAGLQHRNPGPIAAAVLDGGVALGLIADGVHVAPSMVLLLQRLAPEQLVLVSDALAPYGLGEGRHRWDERVLLVQNGCCRLEDGTLAGVTLPLLNGVRRLVDWGVAAEQAIAAATITPRRVLGDGRDTATMLVGSPLAETLRWNWEEGGTLGWRRCA
- the purE gene encoding 5-(carboxyamino)imidazole ribonucleotide mutase, with amino-acid sequence MSDRSSSEPRVAVVMGSDSDLPTMQPAVVVLQRFGVAVEVRVLSAHRTPLEMVAFAQQAAGRGLKVIIAGAGGAAHLPGMVAALTTLPVIGVPVQSRALSGVDSLHSIVQMPAGIPVATVAIGNGTNAGLLAVQILATADGRLAEALLAYRAELHGQVRAKDGRLGQLGSEAYLAQMD
- a CDS encoding AI-2E family transporter, with protein sequence MLERLVLPPWLKIGLALPLLVLNLWVLRQLLLPLAPFPALFLTAALIAFLLDIPSRWLRQRGLPRSLAMVLVLGLAMGLLALALLWLVPRLIDQLAELIAALPGWLAQGEVWLDALEAWAQEQGIPTDFGNLSSELLTRFSKLASQLSQRLLGLLGATVGLTVNTVIVLVLAVFLLLGGESISAGLAQWLPAGVRSLVVDTLSRTFRGYFAGQVVLAMILSGLQIVVFTLLAIPYGVLFAVAIGFTTLVPYASALTIVLVSGLVALNDPRTGLEVLAVTIAVGQVVDQVIQPRLMGSIVGLQPAWLLICLPLGARLGSLMGLGELLGLLLAVPVASCAKTFLDVSLASRRTIPAEPLSP
- the cysC gene encoding adenylyl-sulfate kinase — its product is MAAAPAPNPAYGALTDQGKSTNIVWHHSTVTRESRAHQRGHRSAILWFTGLSGSGKSTLANAVNSALFEQGLACYVLDGDNIRHGLCTDLGFSDADRVENIRRIGEVAKLFLDAGVVVLTAFVSPFQADRERVRALVPAGDFIEIHCAADLSVCEERDTKGLYAKARAGVIKEFTGISSPYEAPESPELRVDTGRAELEGCVAQVLSFLDANGIIPAAS
- a CDS encoding VOC family protein — its product is MTPNPITWFELNVADMERAKAFYTAVFQVGFEDFSTPGMAYWCFPMQDDQVGAGGALMQMEGCEPGKGGTMVYFTCQDCAVEEGRVVPAGGTVLRPKMAIGAFGFISVVIDTEGNPIGLHSLA